In Prosthecobacter dejongeii, the DNA window ATCCATGATGAGAACAGCAAAAAGAGCGGTCCTCAGGACAAACGCTGCATGATGGAGGCTCGGCTGGAAGGCCATCCTCCGATCGCCGTGACCCATAAGGCAGAAACCATCGCCTTCGCCATGGACGGTGCGGCTGAAAAATTGAAAGCCACGCTCGAACACAAGTTGGATCGTCTCCAGCGCCATTGAGCGAATGAGTTGAGCGAATAAAAGCAGGGGTGGTCTCTATACCGCCCCTGACTCAAATGCACCCACCGCCAGCATGTTCGTTTTTTTCTCCAATCGGCTGGGCTGCGTCAGCTCAATCCTCGTCTCACTTGCGGGCAGCGCGCTACTTTTTCTCATTCTGCGCGGATGCTCCGGCGCTGTTTAGGCGACTTTTATTCCTGTTTAAATCCATCAATAGCCCGAATTTTTGCGCCTGTGATTTTCGGGTTAATGAGGCGGATGTTTAACTCAGGGTTCCGCGCACGATCACTGGTGGTAAAGCCAAACTCCAGGGTCTCAAGAGACTGCACATTTTCCGCACGGCAATCTTTAAGCGTGATGTTTCGAGGTGAGCGTGTTTTATCAAAACCGAGTTCAAAACCAGCGATGCCATTGGAAGCTCGTCCGGGGCGCACCCAGTAGCCCTGCACTCCAGTTTCGAGAGCAGCGCAGTTGATGAACGAAATGTTTTCACACTCAGATCCGATGGTGAAACTGCGGAAGCCCGCACGCTCTGAAGTGCAATTGATGACTCTGCCGTTCTTCTGCGGATGCGCGTATTTGAAGCCGTAGGAAAAGCTGTCGCTGATTTGGATGTTTTCTTGTAAAAAGCCATCTGCGCCTTTCCCTGTGAGATCAATACCCTCCCAGGTATTGGTGATCACACAGTCTCTCATCACTAGCCCTTTTACACCGCCCACGGTCACTCCATCGGCCTGCCACGGCAGAAATTTTCCGTCCACACGAGTGCCGATCCTTTCGATGCGCGAGTTGATCAACTCGACATCCTCACAGTTACCGATCGTGATGCCAGTGAGCTGCTCCTGCACGCGAACCCGGATGAAGTGACCAGCCCGCTCATCGAAGTCATAAATGGGACTGTTGTTCCAGCCAAAATCACGACCTAGCACTTCGCCGGAAAACATTACATCTCCCTCATACGGAGCCCAATGAATGTCGTGAATACTCAGTTTATCCATCCTCACCTTCGCACAACGGTTGAGATATAGACCGGCACCTTTACCGTCCCCAGTGATCTCGATCTCTTTCAAAGAAATGGGCGCGGCATCCACCAGATAAAGACCGGCAGAGTTTGAATGCATCCCCGCCTCTGGGTGGTTACCACGCAGGATTTTCACCCGGTTCAGCTTCACCGAAACAGGCTGTTTTTCCGTCCCGTAAATGAATAAGGTGCGGATGTTTAGCATCGCACGAATGGCCTCTAAATCAGATCCCGTCACGAGGGGGTCTTCCGCATAGGTGGCCACTCCATCATAACGCAATAGGGGTACCCCATTGACCATTTGGGTCAGGGCCTCGGCTGGCACAACGGTAGGA includes these proteins:
- a CDS encoding HPF/RaiA family ribosome-associated protein is translated as MIIQVNTDNHITGRQEFTAEAEAVVTDALSHVSDHVTRVEIHIHDENSKKSGPQDKRCMMEARLEGHPPIAVTHKAETIAFAMDGAAEKLKATLEHKLDRLQRH
- a CDS encoding right-handed parallel beta-helix repeat-containing protein, with the translated sequence MSAALTLRSMGVKGDGVTDDRAALEAALRQSAGQPVDGEGLTYAVHGSVHVRVAVNLSNATLLQTMGRVDTTKFIRSTQNTTTPTVVPAEALTQMVNGVPLLRYDGVATYAEDPLVTGSDLEAIRAMLNIRTLFIYGTEKQPVSVKLNRVKILRGNHPEAGMHSNSAGLYLVDAAPISLKEIEITGDGKGAGLYLNRCAKVRMDKLSIHDIHWAPYEGDVMFSGEVLGRDFGWNNSPIYDFDERAGHFIRVRVQEQLTGITIGNCEDVELINSRIERIGTRVDGKFLPWQADGVTVGGVKGLVMRDCVITNTWEGIDLTGKGADGFLQENIQISDSFSYGFKYAHPQKNGRVINCTSERAGFRSFTIGSECENISFINCAALETGVQGYWVRPGRASNGIAGFELGFDKTRSPRNITLKDCRAENVQSLETLEFGFTTSDRARNPELNIRLINPKITGAKIRAIDGFKQE